A genomic segment from Sulfuritalea hydrogenivorans sk43H encodes:
- a CDS encoding HAD family hydrolase, whose protein sequence is MLKALIFDVDGTLADTERDGHRIAFNAAFAEAGLDWHWDEALYGELLAVTGGKERMRFYCERHVPAFLEQADADGRIKALHAAKTRHYLKLLAAGGIPLQPGVARLLRAAHGAGLRLGIATTTTPENVTALLPADLMALFETVGAGDTVANKKPAPDIYLWVLRELNLPPSACLAFEDSANGLKAALAAGLPTVVTESEYTREHDFAGALAVLSDLGEPDRPSVAQRGTLHGKDLVDLELLRIWHRDAIRQNL, encoded by the coding sequence CGCGGCCTTCGCCGAGGCAGGCCTGGACTGGCACTGGGACGAGGCGCTGTATGGCGAACTGCTGGCCGTCACCGGCGGCAAGGAACGCATGCGCTTCTACTGCGAGCGCCACGTTCCGGCCTTTCTGGAGCAGGCCGATGCCGACGGACGCATCAAGGCCCTGCACGCGGCCAAGACCCGGCACTACCTGAAGCTGCTGGCCGCGGGCGGCATTCCGCTGCAGCCGGGGGTGGCGCGCCTGTTGCGCGCGGCGCATGGCGCCGGCCTGCGCTTAGGCATAGCCACCACCACCACGCCGGAGAACGTCACCGCCCTGCTGCCCGCCGATCTGATGGCGCTGTTCGAGACAGTCGGCGCTGGCGACACGGTGGCAAACAAGAAACCCGCCCCCGACATCTACCTATGGGTCTTGCGTGAGCTCAACCTGCCGCCATCGGCCTGCCTGGCCTTCGAGGACTCCGCCAACGGGCTCAAGGCCGCACTCGCCGCCGGCCTGCCGACCGTGGTGACGGAAAGCGAATACACGCGCGAGCATGACTTCGCCGGCGCGCTGGCGGTGCTCTCCGACCTCGGCGAGCCGGACCGGCCAAGTGTCGCGCAGCGCGGTACCCTGCACGGGAAAGACCTGGTCGACCTTGAACTGCTGCGGATCTGGCACCGTGACGCCATAAGGCAAAACTTATGA
- a CDS encoding ribulose-bisphosphate carboxylase, with the protein MDQSNRYADLSLKEEDLIKGGKHILVAYKMKPKAGTGYLEAAAHFAAESSTGTNVEVSTTDDFTKGVDALVYHIDEATEDMRIAYPIDLFDRNVIDGRFMLVSFLTLVIGNNQGMGDIEHAKMIDFYMPDRVIQMFDGPAKDISDLWRILGRPVKDGGYIAGTIIKPKLGLRPEPFAAAAYQFWLGGDFIKNDEPQGNQVFAPIKKVLPLVYDAMKRAQDETGQAKIFSMNITADDHYEMCARADFGLETFGPDADKLAFLVDGYVGGPGMVTTARRQYPNQYLHYHRAGHGAVTSPSSKRGYTAFVLAKMSRLQGASGIHVGTMGYGKMEGEGDDKIIAYMIERDECQGPVYFQKWFGMKPTTPIISGGMNALRLPGFFENLGHGNVINTAGGGSYGHIDSPAAGAISLRQAYECWKAGADPIQWAKEHKEFARAFESFPKDADKLYPGWREKIGVHK; encoded by the coding sequence ATGGATCAATCGAACCGCTATGCCGACCTGAGCCTCAAGGAAGAGGACCTGATCAAGGGTGGCAAGCACATCCTGGTGGCCTACAAGATGAAGCCGAAAGCCGGCACCGGCTACCTGGAAGCCGCCGCGCATTTCGCCGCCGAATCTTCCACCGGCACCAACGTCGAAGTGTCGACCACCGACGACTTCACCAAGGGCGTCGATGCGCTGGTCTATCACATCGATGAAGCCACCGAGGATATGCGCATCGCCTATCCGATCGACCTCTTCGACCGCAACGTGATCGACGGCCGCTTCATGCTGGTGTCCTTCCTGACGCTGGTCATCGGCAACAACCAGGGCATGGGCGACATCGAGCATGCCAAGATGATCGACTTCTACATGCCCGATCGCGTGATCCAGATGTTCGACGGCCCGGCCAAGGACATCTCCGACCTGTGGCGCATCCTCGGCCGCCCGGTCAAGGACGGCGGCTACATCGCCGGCACCATCATCAAACCCAAGCTCGGCCTGCGGCCGGAGCCGTTCGCGGCGGCGGCCTACCAGTTCTGGCTCGGCGGCGACTTCATCAAGAACGACGAACCCCAGGGCAACCAGGTCTTCGCGCCGATCAAGAAGGTGCTGCCGCTGGTCTATGACGCGATGAAGCGCGCCCAGGACGAAACCGGACAGGCCAAGATCTTCTCGATGAACATCACCGCCGACGACCACTACGAAATGTGCGCCCGCGCCGATTTTGGTCTGGAAACCTTCGGCCCCGACGCCGACAAGCTGGCCTTCCTGGTCGACGGCTACGTCGGCGGTCCCGGCATGGTCACCACGGCGCGCCGGCAGTACCCGAACCAGTACCTGCACTACCATCGCGCCGGCCACGGCGCGGTGACCTCGCCCAGTTCCAAGCGCGGCTACACCGCCTTCGTGCTGGCCAAGATGTCGCGCCTGCAGGGCGCTTCCGGCATCCACGTCGGCACCATGGGCTACGGCAAGATGGAAGGCGAGGGCGACGACAAGATCATCGCCTACATGATCGAGCGCGACGAGTGCCAGGGCCCGGTGTACTTCCAGAAGTGGTTCGGCATGAAGCCGACAACGCCGATCATCTCCGGCGGCATGAACGCGCTGCGCCTGCCCGGCTTCTTCGAGAACCTCGGCCACGGCAACGTGATCAACACCGCCGGTGGCGGCTCCTACGGCCACATCGACAGCCCGGCGGCCGGCGCCATTTCGCTGCGCCAGGCCTACGAATGCTGGAAGGCCGGCGCCGACCCGATCCAGTGGGCGAAGGAACACAAGGAATTCGCCCGCGCCTTCGAGTCCTTCCCCAAGGATGCCGACAAGCTGTATCCGGGCTGGCGCGAGAAGATAGGCGTGCACAAGTAA
- a CDS encoding CbbQ/NirQ/NorQ/GpvN family protein, with protein sequence MTDTYAIHAEPFYAPQGREVQLYEAAYAARLPVMVKGPTGCGKSRFVEYMAWKLGKPLITVACNEDMTASDLVGRYLLEANGTRWLDGPLTTAARMGAICYLDEIVEARQDTTVVIHPLTDHRRSLPLDKKGELIEAHPDFQLVISYNPGYQSLMKDLKQSTKQRFVAFDMDYPAAELETTIIATETGIDEATAAKLVKVGQAGRNLKGHGLDEGISTRLLVYAASLIRHGVDATDACRMALVRPITDDADIRATLDHAIDNIFA encoded by the coding sequence ATGACCGACACTTACGCAATTCACGCCGAACCGTTTTACGCGCCGCAAGGCCGCGAGGTGCAGCTCTATGAAGCGGCCTACGCCGCGCGCCTGCCGGTGATGGTGAAGGGGCCGACCGGCTGCGGCAAGTCGCGCTTCGTCGAGTACATGGCCTGGAAACTGGGCAAGCCGCTGATCACCGTGGCCTGCAACGAGGACATGACGGCCAGCGACCTGGTCGGCCGCTACCTGCTCGAAGCCAACGGCACGCGCTGGCTCGACGGCCCGCTGACCACCGCCGCGCGCATGGGCGCGATCTGCTATCTCGACGAGATCGTCGAGGCGCGCCAGGACACCACCGTGGTGATCCACCCGCTCACCGACCATCGCCGCTCGCTGCCGCTCGACAAGAAGGGCGAGTTGATCGAAGCTCATCCCGACTTTCAGCTGGTGATCTCCTACAACCCCGGCTACCAGAGCTTGATGAAGGACCTCAAGCAGTCGACCAAGCAGCGCTTTGTCGCCTTCGACATGGACTATCCGGCGGCGGAACTCGAAACGACCATCATCGCCACCGAAACCGGGATCGACGAAGCCACGGCGGCGAAGCTGGTCAAGGTCGGCCAGGCCGGCCGCAACCTCAAGGGCCACGGCCTCGACGAGGGCATCTCGACGCGCTTGCTGGTCTATGCCGCGTCGCTGATCAGGCATGGCGTCGACGCCACCGATGCCTGCCGCATGGCGCTGGTGCGGCCGATCACCGACGACGCCGACATCCGCGCAACGCTCGACCACGCCATTGACAACATCTTCGCCTAG
- a CDS encoding nitric oxide reductase activation protein NorD: MADARKRQMTHPQVQACWVAMDCGFAQVADVFEECVYEALSTFRKEEVDAYIETARLLGKMGRGAEPVLAFLEEWPSVANAVGADVLPAVTDFIRAMQKSPNSQAITPFLQTLAAAARRLQSREQLHFYIGIARELMTRTTGSIHGHHSTFPSPGLPEFFKQAPLLLKLLSMAGLQNWTNYGIANYAGHPERQEEYFSLQLADSRAVLQRERHGTLFADVERSLAFYLRALWDDSEHLVPYSTAFDELRQPIPYYDKLGMRVPDVLDDADRKGGTVSGLDRYRAVLAHMVGHRRWSVAQVADNWSPFQRMAVEFFEDCRVETLLIREYPGLRRIFLALHPHPVADACDPATTSCLRHRLAMLSRAFLDPAHGYSDPVLLDFAGRFQALLATGTSSTAEIAALALSWVAKTRRQSDQLAKVHFDDTVVDYRDDNRQLWKFIEAGDEEEAFDQERKIEPGEELKGLPPRHYPEWDSGSQTYRPDWVSVYEALHAAGNAADIDRLLAKHAALARQLKRLLDLLKPQDKVRIRYQEEGSELDLDVAIRSLIDFKGGATPDPRINMSHTTCGRDITVLLLLDLSESLNQKVGAGGTAGQTILELSQEAVSLLAWAIDCLGDPCAIAGFRSNTRHEVRYQHIKGFSERWDDTVKARLAAMEAGWSTRMGAALRHAGHYLAPRQTAKKILLLLTDGEPADIDVAEPQHLRADAKKAVGELAAQGITTFCLSLDPKADDYVRDIFGNNWRVLDRIERLPETLPSLYLELTR, from the coding sequence ATGGCGGACGCACGCAAGCGGCAGATGACCCATCCCCAAGTCCAGGCCTGCTGGGTCGCGATGGATTGCGGCTTTGCGCAGGTCGCCGACGTCTTCGAGGAATGCGTCTACGAAGCTCTGAGCACTTTCCGCAAGGAAGAGGTGGATGCCTACATCGAAACCGCGCGCCTGCTCGGCAAGATGGGGCGCGGCGCCGAGCCGGTGCTGGCGTTCCTCGAAGAATGGCCTTCCGTCGCCAACGCCGTGGGCGCCGATGTCCTGCCGGCGGTGACGGACTTCATCCGCGCCATGCAGAAGTCGCCCAACAGCCAGGCGATCACGCCCTTCCTGCAAACCCTGGCGGCCGCGGCGCGGCGCCTGCAATCGCGCGAGCAGCTGCACTTCTACATCGGGATCGCGCGCGAGCTGATGACGCGTACCACGGGATCGATCCACGGCCATCACAGCACTTTTCCCAGTCCCGGCCTTCCCGAATTCTTCAAGCAGGCGCCGCTCCTGCTGAAGCTGTTGTCAATGGCCGGGCTGCAGAACTGGACGAACTACGGCATCGCCAACTACGCCGGTCATCCCGAGCGGCAGGAGGAATATTTCAGCCTGCAACTGGCCGACAGCCGCGCGGTGCTGCAGCGCGAACGCCACGGCACGCTGTTCGCCGACGTCGAGCGCAGCCTGGCGTTCTACCTGCGCGCGCTGTGGGATGACAGCGAGCATCTGGTGCCGTATTCGACGGCATTCGATGAACTGCGCCAGCCCATTCCCTACTACGACAAGCTGGGCATGCGCGTACCGGACGTGCTCGACGATGCAGACCGAAAGGGCGGCACAGTCAGCGGCCTCGACCGCTACCGCGCCGTGCTGGCACACATGGTCGGCCACCGGCGCTGGAGCGTCGCACAGGTCGCCGACAACTGGAGCCCCTTCCAGCGCATGGCCGTCGAGTTCTTCGAGGATTGCCGCGTCGAGACCCTGCTGATCCGCGAGTATCCCGGCCTGCGCCGCATCTTCCTCGCGCTGCATCCGCATCCCGTGGCGGACGCCTGCGATCCCGCGACCACCTCCTGCCTGCGCCATCGCCTGGCGATGCTCTCGCGGGCGTTTCTCGATCCGGCGCACGGCTATAGCGATCCGGTGCTGCTCGATTTCGCGGGCCGCTTCCAGGCGCTGCTTGCGACGGGCACGTCGAGCACCGCGGAAATCGCCGCACTGGCGCTGTCCTGGGTCGCCAAAACCCGCCGCCAGAGCGACCAGCTGGCCAAAGTGCATTTCGACGACACGGTGGTCGATTACCGCGACGACAACCGCCAGCTCTGGAAATTCATCGAAGCCGGTGACGAAGAAGAGGCCTTCGATCAGGAACGCAAGATCGAGCCGGGCGAAGAACTCAAGGGCCTGCCGCCGCGTCACTATCCCGAATGGGACAGCGGCAGCCAGACCTATCGTCCCGACTGGGTCAGTGTGTACGAGGCGCTGCATGCGGCGGGCAACGCGGCCGACATCGACCGGCTGCTGGCGAAGCACGCCGCGCTGGCCAGGCAGTTGAAGCGCCTGCTCGACCTGCTCAAGCCGCAGGACAAGGTACGCATCCGCTATCAGGAGGAGGGCAGCGAACTCGACCTCGACGTGGCGATCCGCTCGCTGATCGATTTCAAGGGCGGCGCCACGCCCGATCCGCGGATCAACATGAGCCACACCACCTGCGGCCGCGACATCACGGTGCTGCTGCTGCTCGACTTGTCGGAATCGCTCAATCAGAAAGTCGGCGCCGGCGGTACGGCGGGACAGACCATCCTCGAACTCAGCCAGGAAGCCGTGTCGCTGCTGGCCTGGGCCATCGATTGCCTGGGCGACCCCTGCGCCATCGCGGGCTTCCGCTCCAACACCCGCCACGAGGTGCGCTACCAGCACATCAAGGGCTTTTCAGAGCGTTGGGACGATACCGTCAAGGCGCGTCTGGCCGCAATGGAAGCCGGCTGGTCCACCCGCATGGGCGCCGCCCTGCGCCACGCCGGCCACTATCTGGCGCCGCGCCAGACCGCGAAGAAAATCCTGCTGCTGCTGACCGACGGCGAGCCCGCCGACATCGATGTCGCCGAGCCGCAGCACCTGCGCGCCGATGCGAAGAAAGCCGTGGGCGAACTGGCGGCGCAGGGCATCACGACTTTCTGCCTGAGCCTCGACCCGAAGGCCGACGACTATGTGCGCGACATTTTCGGGAACAACTGGCGCGTCCTCGACCGCATCGAGCGCCTGCCGGAAACCCTGCCGAGTCTCTACCTGGAATTGACCCGCTGA
- a CDS encoding DUF2147 domain-containing protein, with protein MTSLPSRLCAVACAAGLALPAFAQSMSPVGAWNTIDDETKKVKSMVRITEKDGVLSGTVEKIVDPAKQDSKCDECAGDDPRKGKPVIGMTILTDLKKESDTVWSGGKILDPNNGKSYNAKVTVIDGGRKLEMRGSILFIGRTQTWVRAE; from the coding sequence ATGACTTCATTGCCATCCCGCCTGTGTGCCGTCGCATGCGCTGCCGGCCTCGCCCTGCCGGCTTTTGCCCAGTCCATGTCGCCGGTTGGTGCCTGGAACACCATCGATGACGAAACCAAAAAGGTCAAGTCCATGGTCCGCATCACGGAAAAGGACGGCGTGCTTTCGGGGACGGTGGAGAAGATCGTCGATCCGGCCAAGCAGGACTCGAAATGCGACGAATGCGCCGGCGACGATCCGCGCAAGGGCAAGCCGGTGATCGGCATGACCATCCTGACCGACCTCAAGAAGGAAAGCGACACCGTCTGGAGCGGCGGCAAGATCCTCGATCCGAACAACGGCAAGAGCTACAACGCCAAGGTGACGGTCATCGACGGCGGCAGGAAGCTCGAAATGCGCGGCTCCATCCTGTTCATCGGCCGCACCCAGACCTGGGTTCGCGCCGAGTAG
- a CDS encoding class 1 fructose-bisphosphatase, with translation MHQRRTTLTRYTIEQEHRHPGASGEFSGLLNSLATAIKIISNQVNKGALVGMLGDAASDGAAVNVQGEVQKKLDVMSNDVMLKENEFSGHLSGMASEEMEDVYALPAHCKRGKYLLVFDPLDGSSNIDVNLTVGTIFSILRAPNPGKDASLEDFLQPGTEQVCAGLALYGPSTMLVLTTGNGVDGFTLDRDIGAFILTHPQMRIPAETHEFAINSSNERFWEPPVKRYVEECLAGKTGPRGKDFNMRWVASLVAETFRILTRGGIFMYPRDSKDPAKPGRLRLMYEANPISFLIEQAGGASTTGRERVMNVAPTDLHQRVPLIFGSKNEVERLSSYHAEYASGKEPDTFNSPLFSTRSLFRTQ, from the coding sequence ATGCACCAGCGACGCACCACGCTGACCCGCTACACCATCGAGCAGGAACACAGGCATCCGGGTGCCTCCGGCGAGTTTTCCGGGCTGCTCAACTCTCTGGCCACCGCGATCAAGATCATCTCCAACCAGGTGAACAAGGGCGCCCTGGTCGGGATGCTGGGCGATGCCGCCAGCGACGGCGCAGCGGTCAATGTCCAGGGCGAGGTGCAGAAGAAGCTCGACGTCATGAGCAACGACGTCATGCTGAAGGAAAACGAGTTTTCGGGCCACTTGAGCGGCATGGCCTCCGAGGAAATGGAAGACGTCTATGCGCTTCCCGCCCATTGCAAGCGCGGCAAGTACCTGCTGGTCTTCGATCCGCTGGATGGCAGCTCGAACATCGACGTCAATCTGACGGTGGGGACCATTTTTTCGATCCTGCGTGCGCCGAATCCCGGCAAGGACGCCAGCCTCGAGGATTTCCTGCAGCCGGGCACCGAGCAGGTCTGCGCCGGCCTCGCGCTCTATGGGCCGTCGACCATGCTGGTGCTGACCACCGGCAATGGGGTCGATGGCTTCACGCTCGACCGCGACATCGGTGCCTTCATCCTCACCCATCCGCAGATGCGCATTCCGGCCGAGACGCACGAGTTCGCCATCAACTCGTCCAACGAGCGTTTCTGGGAGCCCCCGGTGAAACGTTACGTGGAAGAGTGCCTGGCCGGCAAGACCGGTCCCCGCGGCAAGGACTTCAACATGCGCTGGGTCGCCTCGCTGGTGGCCGAAACCTTCCGCATCCTGACGCGCGGCGGCATCTTCATGTACCCGCGGGACAGCAAGGATCCGGCCAAACCGGGGCGCTTGCGCCTGATGTACGAAGCCAATCCGATTTCCTTCCTGATCGAGCAGGCCGGCGGCGCATCGACCACCGGGCGCGAGCGGGTGATGAATGTCGCACCGACGGATTTGCACCAGCGCGTGCCACTGATTTTCGGCTCGAAGAACGAAGTCGAGCGCCTCTCCAGCTACCATGCCGAATATGCCAGCGGCAAGGAGCCGGATACCTTCAACTCGCCGCTGTTCTCGACGCGCTCGCTGTTCAGAACCCAATAA
- a CDS encoding phosphoribulokinase — translation MSVKHPIVAITGSSGAGTSTVTKSFDLVFRRENIKAAIVEGDSFHRHDRKSMKVAMEEARLQGNNHFSHFGPEANLLEELAGLFKGYGETGMGKVRKYLHNADEAAPYGQQSGEFTPWEDIPAGTDLMFYEGLHGAAVTDTVNVAQHADLLVGVVPTVNLEWIQKLHRDKNQRGYSTEAVVDTILRRMPDYINYITPQFSRTHVNFQRVPTVDTSNPFIARDIPTADESFVVIRFANPKGIDFPYLLSMIHNSFMSRPNIIVVPGGKMELAMQLIFTPMILRLMENRRRA, via the coding sequence ATGTCGGTCAAGCATCCCATCGTCGCCATCACCGGATCTTCCGGTGCCGGAACATCCACGGTCACCAAGTCCTTCGACCTGGTCTTCCGCCGCGAGAACATCAAGGCCGCCATCGTCGAGGGCGATTCCTTCCACCGCCATGACCGCAAGTCGATGAAGGTGGCGATGGAAGAAGCCCGGCTGCAGGGCAACAACCATTTCAGCCACTTCGGTCCGGAAGCCAATCTGCTCGAGGAGCTGGCGGGCCTGTTCAAGGGCTATGGCGAGACCGGGATGGGCAAGGTGCGCAAGTATCTGCACAATGCCGACGAAGCCGCGCCTTACGGCCAGCAGTCCGGCGAGTTTACGCCCTGGGAGGATATCCCCGCCGGCACCGACCTGATGTTCTACGAGGGCCTGCACGGCGCAGCGGTCACCGACACGGTCAATGTCGCGCAGCATGCCGACCTGCTGGTCGGCGTGGTGCCGACGGTCAACCTCGAATGGATCCAGAAGCTGCACCGGGACAAGAATCAGCGCGGCTATTCGACCGAGGCCGTGGTGGATACCATCCTGCGCCGCATGCCGGACTACATCAACTACATTACGCCGCAGTTTTCGCGCACCCACGTGAATTTCCAGCGGGTGCCGACGGTGGATACATCCAACCCGTTCATCGCCCGCGACATTCCGACGGCCGACGAGAGCTTTGTCGTGATCCGCTTCGCCAATCCCAAGGGCATCGATTTCCCCTACTTGCTGTCGATGATCCACAATTCCTTCATGTCGCGGCCGAACATCATCGTGGTGCCCGGCGGCAAGATGGAACTGGCGATGCAACTGATCTTCACGCCCATGATTCTGCGCCTGATGGAGAACCGCAGGCGGGCCTGA